The following coding sequences lie in one Pseudomonas syringae CC1557 genomic window:
- a CDS encoding D-hexose-6-phosphate mutarotase, whose translation MTIHDAQLPEHPLQRFFRSLRARPTFEWERHQLRDVLVINHPQCQAVFSRQGAQLLHFQPQGQKPWLWCAAQWPQVGAIRGGVPVCWPWYGRHPGESGWPAHGWGRLLDWKLIDSSESEQGVSLHWRLQLWDWQVNLHAELGQGMELRLSTSHEDSEPCHFSHALLAYWLISDVEQVALDGLDGAQGYDELSRQACQQQGELRVAGGCQRVFEHAGALQLQDPTWQRRLNIDTGDSANTVVWHPGSRPLLGVGGSEAAGFVRVEAASGSGDAFSLRPGEQVQLKLQASLA comes from the coding sequence ATGACCATTCACGACGCGCAACTGCCTGAACATCCTCTGCAACGTTTCTTCCGATCCCTGCGTGCGAGACCGACTTTCGAGTGGGAGCGCCATCAGCTGCGCGACGTACTGGTGATCAATCATCCGCAGTGCCAGGCGGTGTTCAGCCGCCAGGGTGCGCAGTTGCTGCACTTTCAGCCCCAAGGTCAAAAGCCCTGGCTGTGGTGCGCAGCGCAGTGGCCGCAAGTGGGGGCGATTCGCGGTGGTGTGCCGGTCTGCTGGCCGTGGTATGGCCGACATCCCGGTGAGAGTGGCTGGCCAGCGCATGGCTGGGGGCGATTGCTGGACTGGAAGTTGATCGACAGCAGTGAAAGCGAACAGGGCGTCAGCCTGCACTGGCGCTTGCAGCTATGGGACTGGCAGGTCAACCTGCACGCCGAGCTGGGGCAGGGCATGGAGCTGCGCCTGAGCACCTCTCATGAAGACAGCGAGCCTTGTCATTTCAGTCATGCGCTGCTTGCCTACTGGTTGATCAGTGATGTGGAGCAGGTCGCGCTGGACGGTCTGGACGGCGCTCAGGGCTACGACGAGCTCAGTCGTCAGGCCTGCCAGCAACAAGGCGAACTGCGCGTGGCAGGCGGCTGTCAGAGAGTCTTCGAACACGCTGGCGCCTTGCAACTGCAAGACCCCACCTGGCAGCGCAGACTGAACATCGACACCGGCGACAGCGCCAACACCGTCGTCTGGCACCCCGGCAGCCGGCCCCTGCTCGGAGTGGGCGGCAGCGAAGCCGCAGGTTTTGTCAGAGTGGAAGCCGCCTCAGGCTCCGGCGACGCCTTCAGCCTGCGACCGGGCGAGCAGGTGCAACTGAAATTGCAGGCGAGCCTGGCGTGA
- a CDS encoding ABC transporter ATP-binding protein, translated as MATLELRNVNKTYGSNLPDTLKNIDLSIQDGEFLILVGPSGCGKSTLMNCIAGLESISGGGILIDGQDVSGTSPKDRDIAMVFQSYALYPTMSVRENIAFGLKIRKMPQADIDAEVARVAKLLQIEHLLNRKPGQMSGGQQQRVAMGRALARRPKIYLFDEPLSNLDAKLRVEMRTEMKLMHQRLKTTTVYVTHDQIEAMTLGDKVAVMKDGIVQQFGTPKQIYNDPANLFVASFIGSPPMNFIPLRLQRQDGQLFALLDSGQARCELPVGVSDAGLEDREIILGIRPEQIMLASDEPSGLPTIRAEVQVTEPTGPDTLVFVTLNQSKVCCRLAPDVAPQVGESLTLQFDPSKVLIFDAQSGERLGVLAQQASAERVNNVSQLSRK; from the coding sequence ATGGCGACTCTCGAATTACGCAACGTCAACAAGACCTACGGCAGCAACCTGCCTGACACACTCAAGAACATCGACCTGTCGATCCAGGATGGCGAGTTTCTGATTCTGGTCGGTCCATCAGGCTGCGGTAAATCCACCCTGATGAACTGCATTGCCGGTCTGGAAAGCATCAGTGGCGGGGGGATTCTGATCGACGGCCAGGACGTCAGCGGCACCAGCCCCAAGGACCGCGACATCGCGATGGTTTTTCAGTCCTACGCCCTGTATCCGACCATGAGCGTGCGTGAAAACATCGCCTTCGGGTTGAAGATCCGCAAGATGCCGCAAGCCGACATCGATGCTGAAGTGGCTCGCGTTGCCAAGCTGTTGCAGATCGAGCACTTGCTCAATCGCAAGCCGGGCCAGATGTCCGGTGGTCAGCAGCAACGTGTGGCGATGGGCCGTGCGCTGGCACGTCGACCGAAGATTTATCTGTTCGATGAGCCGCTGTCCAACCTCGACGCCAAGCTGCGGGTCGAGATGCGTACTGAAATGAAGCTGATGCATCAGCGTCTGAAGACCACCACGGTCTACGTGACTCACGATCAGATCGAGGCCATGACGCTGGGCGATAAAGTGGCGGTCATGAAGGACGGTATCGTTCAGCAGTTCGGTACGCCCAAGCAGATCTACAACGACCCGGCCAACCTGTTTGTGGCCAGTTTCATCGGTTCGCCGCCTATGAACTTCATCCCGTTGCGCCTGCAACGCCAGGATGGCCAGTTGTTCGCGCTGCTCGACAGTGGTCAGGCGCGTTGTGAGTTGCCGGTTGGCGTTTCTGACGCAGGGCTTGAAGATCGAGAAATCATTCTTGGCATTCGCCCGGAACAGATTATGCTGGCGTCCGACGAACCGAGTGGTCTGCCAACCATTCGCGCCGAGGTTCAGGTGACCGAGCCTACCGGTCCGGATACGCTGGTGTTCGTGACTCTCAACCAGAGCAAGGTCTGCTGCCGTCTGGCCCCGGATGTCGCACCGCAGGTGGGCGAGAGCCTGACACTGCAGTTCGACCCCTCCAAGGTCCTGATTTTTGATGCGCAGAGCGGTGAACGTCTGGGGGTGCTGGCACAGCAAGCGTCTGCCGAGCGGGTAAACAACGTGTCTCAGTTGAGCCGCAAGTGA
- the zwf gene encoding glucose-6-phosphate dehydrogenase, whose amino-acid sequence MPLITVEPCTFALFGALGDLAVRKLFPALYQLDRAGLLHEDTRILALAREPGDEQSHLAYIEKSMRRFIPEAELEAENAQRFLARLSYLHVDFLKAEDYVALAERVGDAETLIAYFATPASVYGAICENLASVNLAERTRAVLEKPIGHDLASSRRVNDAVAQFFPENRVYRIDHYLGKDTVQNLIALRFANSLFETQWNQNHISHVEITVAEKVGIEGRWGYFDQAGQLRDMIQNHLLQLLCLIAMDPPSDLSADSIRDEKVKVLKALAPFTPERLATQVVRGQYTSGYSEGKAVPGYLEEENSNTQSDTETFVALRADIRNWRWSGTPFYLRTGKRMPQKLSQIVIHFKEPPHYIFAPEQRLQISNRLIIRLQPDEGISLQVMTKDQGLDKGMQLRSGPLQLNFSDTYRSARVPDAYERLLLEVMRGNQNLFVRKDEIEYAWQWCDQLIAGWKKAGDAPKPYPAGTWGPMSSIALITRDGRSWYGDM is encoded by the coding sequence ATGCCCTTGATTACGGTTGAACCGTGCACATTTGCCCTGTTTGGTGCCCTGGGGGACCTGGCGGTACGCAAGCTGTTCCCGGCTCTTTATCAGCTTGATCGCGCTGGACTGCTGCATGAAGACACTCGAATTCTTGCCCTGGCGCGTGAACCAGGCGACGAGCAGTCGCATCTGGCGTACATCGAAAAATCCATGCGTCGCTTCATTCCCGAAGCGGAACTCGAAGCAGAGAATGCCCAACGCTTTCTGGCGCGGCTCAGCTATCTGCACGTCGACTTCCTCAAGGCCGAGGATTATGTGGCGCTGGCCGAGCGCGTTGGCGATGCCGAAACCCTGATTGCCTACTTCGCGACCCCGGCCTCGGTCTACGGTGCGATCTGCGAGAACCTCGCGTCGGTGAACCTGGCCGAGCGCACACGCGCGGTGCTGGAAAAGCCCATCGGCCACGACCTGGCTTCTTCGCGGCGGGTCAACGACGCCGTGGCGCAGTTCTTCCCGGAAAACCGCGTCTATCGCATCGACCATTATCTGGGCAAGGACACGGTACAGAACCTCATCGCGCTGCGTTTTGCCAACAGCCTGTTCGAGACCCAGTGGAATCAGAACCATATTTCCCACGTGGAAATCACGGTGGCTGAAAAAGTCGGCATCGAGGGGCGCTGGGGCTACTTCGATCAGGCCGGCCAGCTGCGCGACATGATTCAGAATCACTTGCTGCAGCTGCTTTGCCTGATCGCCATGGACCCGCCCAGCGACCTGTCTGCCGACAGTATTCGTGACGAGAAGGTCAAGGTGCTCAAAGCGCTGGCGCCGTTCACGCCGGAGCGTCTGGCTACACAAGTGGTGCGTGGTCAGTACACCTCCGGTTACAGCGAAGGCAAGGCCGTGCCGGGTTATCTGGAGGAGGAGAACTCCAACACCCAGAGCGATACTGAAACCTTCGTCGCGCTGCGTGCCGACATCCGCAACTGGCGCTGGTCGGGCACACCGTTCTATCTGCGTACCGGCAAGCGCATGCCGCAGAAGCTGTCGCAGATCGTGATCCACTTCAAAGAGCCGCCGCACTACATCTTTGCTCCTGAGCAGCGTTTGCAGATCAGCAACCGCCTGATCATTCGCTTGCAGCCTGACGAAGGCATTTCCTTGCAGGTGATGACCAAGGACCAGGGCCTGGACAAAGGCATGCAGCTGCGCAGCGGCCCCTTGCAACTGAATTTTTCCGACACCTACCGCAGCGCTCGGGTCCCCGACGCTTATGAGCGGTTGTTGCTGGAAGTCATGCGTGGCAATCAGAACCTGTTTGTCCGCAAAGATGAAATCGAGTACGCCTGGCAATGGTGCGATCAGTTGATCGCTGGCTGGAAGAAGGCGGGCGATGCGCCTAAGCCTTATCCGGCGGGTACCTGGGGGCCTATGAGCTCCATTGCTTTGATTACTCGCGACGGGAGATCCTGGTATGGCGATATGTGA
- a CDS encoding carbohydrate ABC transporter permease: MSSVAANSKASPMDALQRWLPKLVLAPSMFIVLVGFYGYILWTFALSFTNSTFLPSYKWVGLAQYARLMDNDRWWVASKNLAVFGGMFIAISLVIGVLLAVLLDQRIRREGMIRTIYLYPMALSMIVTGTAWKWLLNPGLGLDKMLRDWGWEGFRFDWLVDQDRVVYCLVIAAVWQSSGFVMALFLAGLRGVDQSIIRAAQMDGASLPMIYWRVVLPSLRPVFFSAVMILAHIAIKSFDLVAAMTAGGPGYSSDLPAMFMYSFTFSRGQMGMGSASAILMLGAILAILVPYLYSELRTKRHD, from the coding sequence ATGAGCTCTGTCGCTGCGAACAGCAAAGCCTCGCCAATGGATGCGCTGCAACGCTGGCTACCAAAACTGGTGCTGGCCCCCAGCATGTTCATCGTGCTGGTGGGATTCTATGGCTACATCCTCTGGACATTCGCACTGTCGTTCACCAACTCGACGTTTTTGCCTTCCTATAAATGGGTCGGTCTGGCGCAATACGCGCGTCTCATGGACAACGATCGCTGGTGGGTGGCAAGCAAGAACCTTGCGGTCTTTGGCGGGATGTTCATTGCAATCAGCCTGGTGATCGGGGTCCTGCTGGCCGTCTTGCTGGATCAGCGGATTCGTCGCGAAGGCATGATTCGCACCATCTACCTGTATCCGATGGCGCTGTCGATGATTGTCACCGGTACTGCCTGGAAATGGCTGCTCAACCCGGGCCTGGGCCTGGACAAGATGTTGCGCGACTGGGGTTGGGAAGGTTTCCGTTTCGATTGGCTGGTTGACCAGGATCGCGTTGTGTATTGCCTGGTTATCGCGGCGGTGTGGCAGTCTTCCGGCTTCGTCATGGCATTGTTTCTGGCTGGGCTACGTGGCGTCGATCAGTCGATCATTCGCGCAGCCCAGATGGATGGCGCGAGTTTGCCGATGATCTACTGGCGCGTCGTGCTGCCAAGCCTGCGTCCGGTGTTCTTCAGTGCCGTGATGATTCTCGCGCACATTGCGATCAAGAGTTTCGACCTGGTAGCCGCGATGACCGCCGGTGGCCCCGGTTACTCGTCCGACCTGCCGGCGATGTTCATGTATTCGTTCACCTTTAGCCGCGGCCAGATGGGCATGGGTTCTGCTAGTGCCATTCTGATGCTCGGCGCGATCCTGGCGATTCTGGTGCCATATCTGTATTCCGAGCTGAGGACCAAACGCCATGACTAG
- a CDS encoding carbohydrate ABC transporter permease, translating to MTSHVGKPGISFSRVLIYAVLMLACLIYLVPLVVMLFTSFKTPDDIGTGNLLSWPSVVTAIGWIKAWDLVDGYFWNSIKITVPAVIISTAIGALNGYVLSMWRFKGSQLFFGLLLFGCFLPFQTVLLPASFTLGKMGLANTTTGLVFVHVVYGLAFTTLFFRNYYVSIPDALVKAARLDGAGFFTIFGRIILPMSTPIVMVCLIWQFTQIWNDFLFGVVFSSGDSQPITVALNNLVNTSTGAKEYNVDMAAAMIAGLPTLLVYVLAGKYFLRGLTAGAVKG from the coding sequence ATGACTAGTCATGTTGGCAAACCGGGCATCAGCTTCAGTCGTGTTCTGATTTACGCCGTACTGATGCTGGCCTGTCTGATTTATCTGGTGCCGCTGGTGGTGATGCTGTTCACCAGCTTCAAGACCCCCGATGACATCGGCACCGGCAACCTGTTGAGCTGGCCGAGCGTAGTGACTGCAATCGGCTGGATAAAGGCCTGGGATCTGGTCGATGGTTATTTCTGGAACTCGATAAAAATCACTGTTCCGGCGGTGATCATTTCCACCGCAATCGGCGCGCTCAATGGCTATGTGTTGTCGATGTGGCGCTTCAAGGGTTCGCAGCTGTTCTTCGGCCTGTTGCTGTTCGGTTGCTTTCTGCCGTTTCAGACCGTCCTGCTGCCGGCATCCTTCACATTGGGCAAGATGGGCCTCGCCAACACGACCACCGGGCTTGTGTTTGTTCACGTGGTCTACGGGCTGGCATTTACCACGCTATTTTTCCGTAACTACTACGTCAGCATTCCCGACGCGCTGGTCAAGGCTGCGCGGCTGGACGGTGCCGGTTTCTTCACCATCTTCGGGCGCATCATTCTGCCGATGTCCACGCCCATCGTGATGGTCTGCCTGATCTGGCAGTTCACCCAGATCTGGAACGATTTCCTGTTCGGCGTTGTGTTCTCCAGCGGCGATTCTCAGCCGATCACAGTGGCCCTGAACAACCTGGTCAACACCAGCACAGGCGCCAAGGAATACAACGTTGACATGGCGGCGGCGATGATTGCCGGCCTGCCGACACTGCTGGTCTACGTACTGGCTGGCAAGTATTTCCTGCGTGGGCTCACGGCCGGCGCGGTCAAGGGGTAA
- a CDS encoding bifunctional 4-hydroxy-2-oxoglutarate aldolase/2-dehydro-3-deoxy-phosphogluconate aldolase, translating to MTQNENNQPLNSMANKIAQIDELCAKAKILPVITIAREQDVLPLADALAAGGMTALEITLRSEFGLGAIRILREQRPELCTGAGTILDRKMLADAEAAGSQFIVTPGSTQELLQAALDSPLPLLPGISSASEIMIGYALGYRRFKLFPAEISGGVAAIKALGAPFNEVRFCPTGGVNEQNLKSYMALPNVMCVGGTWMIDNAWVKNGDWGRIQEATAQALALFD from the coding sequence ATGACACAGAACGAAAATAATCAGCCGCTCAACAGCATGGCGAACAAAATTGCCCAGATCGACGAGCTCTGCGCCAAGGCAAAGATTCTGCCGGTCATCACCATCGCCCGCGAACAGGACGTACTGCCGCTGGCAGACGCATTGGCCGCAGGTGGCATGACGGCACTGGAAATCACCCTGCGTTCGGAGTTTGGTCTGGGCGCTATCCGCATCTTGCGCGAGCAGCGTCCAGAGCTGTGTACCGGTGCCGGGACCATTCTGGACCGCAAGATGCTGGCCGACGCTGAAGCCGCGGGCTCGCAGTTCATCGTCACTCCCGGCAGCACGCAGGAACTGTTACAGGCGGCACTCGACAGCCCGCTGCCCTTGTTGCCTGGCATCAGCAGTGCGTCTGAGATCATGATCGGTTACGCCCTGGGCTACCGCCGTTTCAAGCTGTTCCCCGCCGAAATCAGTGGCGGCGTGGCGGCGATCAAGGCCTTGGGCGCGCCGTTTAACGAAGTGCGCTTCTGCCCGACCGGTGGCGTCAACGAGCAGAATCTCAAGAGCTACATGGCCTTGCCTAACGTCATGTGCGTCGGCGGGACGTGGATGATCGACAATGCGTGGGTCAAAAATGGCGATTGGGGTCGTATTCAGGAAGCGACTGCTCAGGCGTTGGCCCTGTTTGACTGA
- a CDS encoding carbohydrate porin, producing MKKITKGKTLSRLQLVCKLSALGAMGLASSVHAAEPFAADSPWMTGDWGGKRTELLDKGYDFSLEYVSEMASNLKGGYNDDTTGRYSDQFALGMKIDLQKAFGWQDAEFKLAITERSGRNISNDRIGDPRAGTLSSSQEVWGRGQTWRLTQLWVKQKYFDGALDVKFGRFGPGEDFNSFPCDFQNLSFCGSQVGNYVNTWYNWPISQTALRVKYNITPEVYAQVGVYEQNPSNLETGNGFKLSGSGTKGMILPVELVWTPTINSLPGEYRIGYYKSTPNADDVYKDVNGQPQAATGAAFKSHDSKHGWWVVAQQQLTTHDGDASRGLNIFANATVHDKATNFVDNYQQIGLTYKGPFNSRPKDDIGIGIARIHVNDDVQDRVRLANQISGINDYDNPGYLPVQSTEYNSEIYYGFHVTNWLTVRPNLQYIKHPGGVDQVDDAIVAGIKIQSKF from the coding sequence ATGAAGAAGATCACCAAAGGTAAAACGCTTTCCCGGCTTCAACTGGTCTGCAAACTGTCTGCACTGGGTGCCATGGGCTTGGCCTCCAGCGTTCATGCTGCCGAGCCATTTGCTGCCGATTCACCGTGGATGACCGGCGACTGGGGCGGCAAGCGCACCGAGCTGCTCGACAAGGGTTATGACTTCTCGCTGGAATACGTTTCCGAGATGGCCAGCAACCTCAAAGGCGGCTACAACGACGACACCACCGGCCGTTACAGCGACCAGTTCGCGCTGGGCATGAAAATCGATCTGCAGAAGGCGTTTGGCTGGCAGGACGCGGAATTCAAGTTGGCGATTACCGAGCGTAGCGGACGCAACATCTCCAATGACCGGATCGGCGATCCTCGTGCCGGTACGCTCAGTTCCTCGCAGGAAGTCTGGGGGCGTGGCCAGACCTGGCGTCTGACCCAATTGTGGGTCAAGCAAAAGTATTTCGACGGTGCGCTGGACGTCAAGTTTGGTCGCTTCGGGCCGGGTGAGGATTTCAACAGTTTCCCTTGTGACTTCCAGAACCTGTCGTTCTGTGGCTCGCAGGTCGGTAACTATGTAAACACCTGGTACAACTGGCCAATCAGCCAGACCGCTCTTCGCGTCAAGTACAACATCACTCCAGAAGTGTACGCGCAGGTCGGTGTGTATGAGCAGAACCCGTCCAACCTGGAAACCGGTAACGGCTTCAAACTCAGCGGTAGCGGCACCAAAGGCATGATCCTGCCGGTCGAACTGGTCTGGACACCCACCATCAACTCGTTGCCCGGCGAGTACCGTATTGGTTACTACAAAAGCACGCCAAATGCCGATGATGTCTATAAAGACGTCAACGGTCAGCCGCAAGCGGCCACTGGTGCTGCGTTCAAGTCGCATGACAGCAAACATGGCTGGTGGGTCGTTGCTCAGCAGCAACTGACCACTCATGATGGCGACGCCTCACGCGGTCTTAACATCTTTGCCAACGCCACCGTGCATGACAAGGCAACCAACTTCGTCGACAACTACCAGCAGATCGGTCTGACCTACAAAGGTCCGTTCAACTCGCGTCCGAAAGATGACATCGGTATCGGTATTGCCCGTATCCACGTCAACGACGATGTGCAGGATCGCGTGCGTCTGGCCAACCAGATCAGCGGTATCAACGACTACGACAACCCTGGCTATCTGCCGGTCCAGAGCACTGAATACAACTCTGAAATCTACTACGGCTTCCACGTTACCAACTGGCTGACCGTGCGCCCTAACCTGCAGTACATCAAGCACCCTGGCGGCGTGGATCAGGTTGATGATGCGATTGTGGCGGGCATCAAGATTCAATCGAAGTTCTGA
- a CDS encoding PA2169 family four-helix-bundle protein yields the protein MTDINKEAISILNDLIETSKDGEEGFRTSAEHAKSAQVKSFLANRSTEVAASVRELQAEVVALGGKPEDSSSVSGALHRAWVNLKSMVTSDDDKAVLEEVEKGEDVAKKAYREALEKARNHNVPANVIALIEKQQAGVLANHDKVKALRDAARAAHAAS from the coding sequence ATGACTGATATCAATAAAGAAGCCATCTCCATCCTGAATGACCTGATCGAAACCAGCAAAGACGGTGAAGAAGGCTTCCGCACCAGTGCAGAACACGCAAAAAGCGCCCAGGTAAAATCTTTCCTGGCTAACCGTTCGACTGAAGTAGCTGCCTCTGTGCGCGAGCTTCAGGCTGAAGTGGTTGCGCTTGGCGGCAAGCCTGAAGATTCTTCGAGCGTATCGGGTGCCCTGCACCGCGCTTGGGTCAACCTGAAATCCATGGTGACTTCGGACGACGACAAGGCCGTGCTTGAAGAAGTGGAAAAAGGCGAAGACGTCGCCAAGAAGGCTTATCGCGAAGCGTTGGAAAAAGCTCGCAATCACAACGTTCCAGCCAACGTAATTGCGTTGATCGAAAAGCAGCAAGCGGGTGTCCTGGCCAACCACGACAAAGTGAAAGCACTGCGTGACGCGGCCCGTGCGGCACATGCTGCATCGTAA
- the pgl gene encoding 6-phosphogluconolactonase, with the protein MAICDLELPAGLVARDFDTPQQLADALAANVAERLKQAIGENGLATLVVSGGRSPVAFFQSLAGQPLDWSKVVVSLADERFVPTEHADSNAGLLQRHLLQGPAAKAKFLGLYNVAASVEEAALVADQALAELPPIDVLILGMGDDGHTASLFPNSPNLNEALDLNGERRCLPMLAPSVPHQRLTLTRRLLASARLPILSVSGQAKLDTLRAALAGDDLAEMPVRAFLNPSLEIYWCP; encoded by the coding sequence ATGGCGATATGTGATCTTGAGCTGCCAGCAGGGCTGGTGGCACGTGACTTCGACACACCGCAGCAACTGGCCGATGCGCTGGCTGCCAATGTGGCCGAGCGTCTGAAACAGGCAATCGGTGAAAACGGCCTGGCAACGCTGGTGGTGTCCGGTGGACGCAGCCCGGTTGCGTTTTTCCAGAGCCTGGCCGGACAGCCGCTGGACTGGTCGAAAGTGGTGGTCAGCCTCGCCGATGAGCGCTTTGTGCCCACCGAACATGCCGACAGCAATGCCGGCCTGCTGCAACGTCACCTGCTTCAGGGGCCTGCGGCGAAGGCGAAGTTTCTCGGTCTCTACAACGTGGCTGCCAGCGTCGAGGAGGCAGCACTGGTTGCTGATCAGGCACTGGCTGAGCTGCCGCCCATCGACGTACTGATTCTGGGCATGGGCGACGACGGGCATACCGCGTCGCTGTTCCCGAACAGCCCTAATTTAAACGAGGCGCTGGACCTTAATGGCGAGCGTCGCTGCCTGCCTATGCTCGCACCGAGCGTGCCGCATCAGCGTCTGACCCTGACCCGTCGCCTGTTGGCCTCGGCCCGCTTGCCGATTCTGTCGGTATCCGGCCAGGCCAAGCTCGACACCCTGCGCGCTGCGCTGGCGGGCGACGACCTCGCCGAAATGCCGGTGCGTGCCTTCCTCAACCCGTCTCTCGAGATTTACTGGTGCCCATAA
- a CDS encoding MurR/RpiR family transcriptional regulator — MDRVRNLLEQIQGRLDELNKAERKVAEVILLNPQMATRLSIAALAQAAKVSEPTVNRFCRSFNVSGYPELKLQLAQSLASGAAYVSRAVEADDNPEAYTQKIFGSAIASLDSACQQLDPALVSKSVDMLIQARQIHFFGLGASAPVALDAQHKFFRFNLAVTAHADVLMQRMIASVAHTGELFVIISYTGRTRELVEVARIARANGASVLGLTAAGSPLAQASTVSLNIPLPEDTDIYMPMTSRIIQLTVLDVLATGMTLRRGVDFQPHLRKIKESLNDSRYPIEDQG; from the coding sequence ATGGACCGCGTAAGAAACCTCCTGGAGCAAATCCAGGGCCGACTCGATGAGTTGAACAAGGCCGAGCGCAAGGTGGCCGAAGTGATTCTGCTCAATCCGCAGATGGCGACTCGCCTGAGCATTGCCGCGCTTGCTCAGGCTGCCAAGGTCAGCGAACCGACGGTCAACCGTTTCTGCCGCTCGTTCAACGTCAGCGGTTATCCGGAGCTCAAGCTGCAACTGGCGCAGAGCCTGGCCAGCGGCGCAGCCTATGTCAGCCGCGCAGTGGAAGCAGACGACAACCCTGAAGCCTACACCCAGAAGATTTTCGGCAGCGCCATTGCGTCGCTGGACAGCGCCTGTCAGCAACTGGACCCGGCACTGGTCAGCAAGTCGGTGGACATGCTGATCCAGGCGCGGCAGATCCACTTTTTCGGGCTGGGCGCTTCGGCGCCGGTGGCACTCGATGCGCAGCACAAATTCTTCCGCTTCAACCTGGCGGTCACGGCACATGCTGACGTCTTGATGCAGCGGATGATTGCCTCGGTAGCGCACACGGGTGAATTGTTCGTGATCATTTCCTACACCGGCCGCACCCGCGAGCTGGTGGAAGTGGCACGGATAGCACGGGCCAACGGCGCTTCGGTGCTGGGCCTGACGGCCGCAGGTTCACCGCTGGCTCAGGCGAGCACCGTGAGCCTGAATATTCCGCTGCCGGAAGACACCGATATCTATATGCCGATGACCTCGCGGATCATTCAACTGACGGTTCTGGACGTACTGGCCACCGGTATGACCCTGCGCCGCGGCGTCGACTTCCAGCCGCACCTGCGCAAAATCAAGGAAAGCCTGAACGACAGCCGGTATCCGATCGAGGATCAGGGCTGA
- a CDS encoding DUF3820 family protein, whose amino-acid sequence MNPEKLKLLVTQEMPFGKYKGRLIADLPGHYLNWFAREGFPKGELGGLLALMQEIDHNGLSALLDPLRTRPRQSFKDRG is encoded by the coding sequence ATGAATCCGGAAAAACTCAAGCTGCTCGTGACTCAGGAAATGCCGTTCGGCAAATACAAGGGTCGACTGATAGCCGATCTACCGGGGCATTATCTGAACTGGTTCGCGCGGGAAGGATTTCCCAAGGGAGAACTGGGTGGCTTGCTGGCGCTTATGCAGGAAATCGATCACAACGGCCTGAGCGCGCTATTGGACCCGCTGCGCACGCGTCCGCGTCAATCGTTCAAAGACAGGGGGTAA